The Synechocystis sp. PCC 7509 genome includes a window with the following:
- a CDS encoding glycosyltransferase, whose product MTHFGIICPPVTGHLNPMTTLGYELQRRGHKVTSVSAALMINEDISVPPFNTAWKCDRTWRGKLRNRIGYRLLRQLRQPIRKTIAQYRREWNLSSHYSQNDAYSKLAQLCQQPAEFEFPRENLPSCFHSTGAYHNLMSRAKVDFPFEKLTGQPLIYASMGTLQNRLIGIFKTIAEACAGLNTALESIIHGVPMVAIPITNDQPGVAARIVWTGCGEMIKLSKLNVPQRQTAIERVFTQASYRDNAIRLQTANQQAGE is encoded by the coding sequence ATGACGCACTTTGGTATTATCTGTCCTCCTGTAACAGGTCATCTCAATCCGATGACAACTTTGGGCTACGAACTACAAAGAAGAGGACATAAAGTTACCAGCGTGTCTGCTGCCTTGATGATAAACGAAGATATTAGCGTTCCTCCTTTTAATACAGCTTGGAAATGCGATCGCACTTGGCGGGGAAAACTTCGCAATAGAATCGGTTATCGTTTGTTACGTCAATTGCGCCAACCGATTCGGAAAACTATCGCTCAATACCGACGCGAATGGAATTTATCCTCACACTATAGTCAAAACGATGCTTATTCAAAATTAGCTCAGTTGTGCCAGCAGCCTGCGGAGTTTGAATTTCCCCGCGAAAACTTGCCAAGTTGTTTTCACTCTACTGGGGCATACCATAATCTAATGTCTAGGGCGAAAGTTGACTTCCCTTTTGAAAAACTAACAGGTCAACCCTTAATTTACGCTTCGATGGGAACATTGCAAAATCGCTTGATAGGAATTTTCAAGACTATTGCGGAAGCCTGCGCGGGGTTAAATACGGCTTTAGAATCAATTATTCATGGCGTACCAATGGTGGCTATTCCTATTACAAACGACCAACCAGGAGTTGCAGCCCGAATTGTTTGGACTGGTTGCGGCGAGATGATAAAGCTGTCAAAACTAAATGTTCCTCAACGGCAAACTGCTATTGAGCGAGTCTTTACCCAAGCATCTTATCGAGATAATGCAATTAGATTGCAAACCGCCAACCAGCAAGCGGGGGAGTAA
- a CDS encoding isopropylmalate/homocitrate/citramalate synthase, producing the protein MLQDKIVIFDTTLRDGELAPGVSMNLQQKTSIATLLEAMGVDVIEVGYPGRYNKDFQEIFSISKIIKNSIICGLASSNSAEIITVAEAIKPANRGRINIFTPVNVNSKLHEQTLAEINASVSFAKTYCEDVEWNAFDATRTETDFLGKAVEVAINSGATTITIPDSLGLAKPEEFLQLLETIFHRVSNIDKAIVAVHCHDDLGMAVDNSIVGLSCGVRQIECSINGLGARKGNADLEKVVKIISQEYRTNVNTSLINQASKLVTQITGITKN; encoded by the coding sequence GGCGAACTTGCTCCTGGCGTATCTATGAATCTGCAACAAAAGACAAGCATCGCCACCCTTTTAGAAGCTATGGGAGTAGATGTTATTGAAGTCGGTTATCCAGGCAGATACAACAAAGACTTTCAGGAAATATTTAGCATATCTAAAATTATTAAAAACTCTATTATTTGCGGACTTGCAAGTTCAAATTCAGCAGAGATAATCACGGTGGCGGAAGCAATTAAACCCGCAAATAGAGGTAGAATCAATATTTTCACACCTGTAAACGTAAATAGTAAACTACACGAGCAAACTTTAGCAGAAATAAATGCTAGTGTTTCCTTTGCAAAAACTTACTGTGAAGATGTAGAATGGAATGCTTTTGATGCTACTAGAACCGAAACAGATTTTTTAGGTAAAGCCGTTGAAGTTGCTATAAATAGTGGAGCTACAACTATTACTATTCCTGACAGTTTAGGCTTGGCAAAACCGGAGGAATTTTTGCAATTGCTTGAAACTATTTTTCACCGCGTTTCTAATATTGATAAAGCTATAGTTGCCGTACATTGTCATGATGATTTAGGTATGGCGGTAGATAATTCAATTGTCGGCTTAAGTTGTGGAGTAAGACAAATTGAATGTTCTATTAATGGGTTGGGTGCGAGAAAAGGCAATGCAGATTTAGAGAAAGTTGTCAAGATAATTTCTCAAGAATATCGAACTAATGTTAATACTTCTCTAATTAACCAAGCTTCAAAATTAGTTACTCAAATTACTGGAATTACAAAAAATTGA
- a CDS encoding S66 peptidase family protein, with amino-acid sequence MNCQMPPPLKPGDLLKVIAPSGALREIEAFEKGVEIWRSHGYKVEVSESIKDRFGYLAGKDCDRTNQLFEAWNDPECKGILCARGGYGSARILENWTWGNGNKWLIGFSDITCLLWSLYNQGKSSVHGAVLTTLASEPDWSIERLFNLVEGRRIAPLQGIGWGGGIATGILLPANLTVATHLLGTPLQPKLDGVILALEDVTEAPYRIDRLLTQWRLSGVLTKISGIALGRFSRCEAPPNIPSMNIEEVLRDRLSDLNIPIVSNLSFGHDGCNAALPVGLLAQLDAERGILDIYP; translated from the coding sequence ATGAATTGCCAAATGCCACCACCGCTAAAGCCAGGAGATTTATTAAAAGTAATTGCTCCCAGTGGTGCATTAAGAGAAATTGAGGCATTTGAAAAAGGTGTAGAAATATGGCGATCGCACGGTTATAAAGTAGAAGTAAGTGAAAGTATAAAAGATCGCTTCGGATATTTAGCCGGAAAAGATTGCGATCGCACTAATCAATTATTTGAAGCTTGGAACGATCCAGAATGTAAGGGCATTTTGTGCGCTAGGGGTGGTTATGGTAGCGCCAGAATTTTAGAAAATTGGACTTGGGGAAATGGTAATAAATGGTTAATTGGTTTTTCTGATATTACTTGTTTATTGTGGAGCTTGTACAACCAAGGCAAATCAAGCGTACATGGTGCGGTATTAACAACTTTAGCTTCCGAACCCGATTGGTCAATAGAGCGTTTATTTAACTTAGTAGAAGGTCGTCGTATAGCACCACTTCAAGGTATAGGATGGGGAGGAGGAATTGCTACAGGAATACTTTTACCCGCTAACTTGACTGTAGCTACTCATTTACTCGGTACACCACTACAACCCAAGTTAGACGGCGTAATATTAGCCTTAGAAGACGTAACCGAAGCACCTTATCGGATAGATAGATTATTAACTCAATGGCGTTTAAGTGGAGTTTTGACAAAAATTAGCGGGATTGCATTAGGAAGATTTAGCCGTTGCGAAGCACCGCCAAATATACCTAGTATGAATATAGAGGAAGTATTGCGCGATCGCTTATCTGACCTAAATATTCCCATAGTATCTAACCTAAGCTTTGGACACGATGGTTGCAACGCTGCTCTCCCGGTAGGATTATTAGCCCAATTAGATGCAGAGAGAGGTATTTTAGATATTTATCCTTAA